One stretch of Streptomyces sp. R21 DNA includes these proteins:
- a CDS encoding acyl-CoA dehydrogenase, producing the protein MAGSADFDLYRPSEEHDMLRDAIRSLAEAKISPHAAAVDEDARFPQEALDALVANDLHAVHVPEEYGGAGADALATVIVIEEVARVCVSSSLIPAVNKLGSLPVILSGSEELKKKYMTPLAKGDGMFSYCLSEPDAGSDAAGMTTKAVRDGDFYVLNGVKRWITNAGVSDYYTVMAVTDPTKRSKGISAFVVEKADEGVSFGAPEKKLGIKGSPTREVYLDNVRIPADRMIGEEGTGFATAMKTLDHTRITIAAQALGVAQGALDYAKGYVQERKQFGKPIADFQGIQFMLADMAMKIEAARALTYQAAAASERGDKNLTFQGAAAKCFASDVAMEVTTDAVQLLGGYGYTRDYPVERMMRDAKITQIYEGTNQVQRIVMARNLP; encoded by the coding sequence TTGGCCGGATCGGCTGACTTCGACCTGTACCGCCCGTCCGAGGAGCACGACATGCTCCGCGACGCGATCCGTTCGCTGGCCGAGGCGAAGATCTCGCCCCATGCCGCCGCGGTCGACGAGGATGCCCGTTTCCCGCAGGAGGCGCTCGACGCCCTGGTCGCCAACGATCTGCACGCGGTGCACGTACCCGAGGAGTACGGCGGCGCGGGCGCCGACGCGCTCGCCACGGTCATCGTGATCGAGGAGGTGGCCCGCGTCTGCGTCTCCTCCTCACTCATTCCCGCCGTGAACAAGCTGGGCTCGCTCCCGGTGATCCTGTCCGGCTCCGAGGAGCTGAAGAAGAAGTACATGACCCCGCTCGCCAAGGGCGACGGGATGTTCTCGTACTGCCTCTCCGAGCCGGACGCGGGCTCCGACGCGGCCGGTATGACGACGAAGGCGGTCCGCGACGGCGACTTCTACGTCCTCAACGGCGTGAAGCGCTGGATCACCAACGCGGGCGTCTCCGACTACTACACGGTGATGGCGGTCACGGACCCGACCAAGCGCTCGAAGGGCATCTCGGCCTTCGTGGTCGAGAAGGCCGACGAGGGCGTCTCTTTCGGCGCACCGGAGAAGAAGCTCGGCATCAAGGGCTCCCCGACCCGCGAGGTCTACCTCGACAACGTCCGCATCCCCGCCGACCGCATGATCGGCGAGGAGGGCACCGGCTTCGCCACCGCCATGAAGACCCTGGACCACACCCGCATCACCATCGCCGCCCAGGCACTCGGTGTCGCCCAGGGCGCCCTCGACTACGCCAAGGGCTACGTCCAGGAGCGCAAGCAGTTCGGCAAGCCGATCGCCGACTTCCAGGGCATCCAGTTCATGCTGGCCGACATGGCCATGAAGATCGAGGCCGCCCGCGCCCTGACCTACCAGGCCGCGGCAGCCTCGGAACGCGGCGACAAGAACCTCACGTTCCAGGGCGCGGCCGCCAAGTGCTTCGCCTCGGACGTGGCCATGGAGGTCACCACGGACGCGGTCCAGCTGCTGGGCGGCTACGGCTACACCCGTGACTACCCGGTCGAGCGGATGATGCGCGACGCGAAGATCACCCAGATCTATGAGGGCACGAACCAGGTCCAGCGCATCGTGATGGCCCGCAACCTGCCGTAA
- a CDS encoding DoxX family protein, with translation MFTVYVVVTVLAALLAAFSAYSVFTRAEWVVKPLADYGVPRSLWVWLGIAKAAGAVGLLVGLALPPIGVAAGIGLVLYFSLAVITVIRARWYSHIAFPLVYMAPVVGSLALMSAA, from the coding sequence ATGTTCACCGTCTACGTCGTCGTCACCGTACTGGCAGCACTGCTGGCGGCCTTCTCCGCCTACTCCGTCTTCACCCGCGCCGAGTGGGTGGTGAAGCCGCTGGCGGACTACGGCGTTCCCCGCTCGTTGTGGGTGTGGCTGGGCATCGCCAAGGCGGCCGGCGCGGTGGGTCTGCTGGTCGGCCTGGCGCTGCCTCCCATCGGTGTGGCCGCCGGAATCGGCCTGGTGCTCTACTTCTCCCTGGCCGTCATCACGGTGATCCGGGCACGCTGGTACTCCCACATCGCGTTCCCCCTGGTCTACATGGCACCCGTGGTCGGCTCCCTGGCCCTGATGTCCGCCGCGTGA
- a CDS encoding LCP family protein — protein MSDWPDAWSDENRRSNRYGGGSGSAQPESARVMRQVRRGPTAPGPGPSAPPYGQGVPQQPSYTDGQGYDDGSDQGYDSGYNTGQVYGQPGGGGGPEGPGGRGPRPAPNWRRRIKWTAITLVTLLVVVSVSTYFWADSKLNRDVDLSKVIDRPDGGKGTNYLIVGSDSRAGMSAEEKKKLHTGSAEGKRTDSMMILHTGDNGSTLISLPRDSNVTIPTFRGSESGKIKGPLGANKLNAAYAFDGPTLLVRTVEYNTGLHIDHYVEIGFAGFADIVDSVGGVEMTLDQGFKDKYSGADFKKGKQTLNGEQALAFVRTRHAFAASDLQRTKNQQKFLAALAHQVATPSTVLNPFKLYPTMSAGLDTLVVDKDMSLWDLADMFWAMKGVTGGDGKSINMPISGSTGSNLVWDKAKVKTLVDELKNDETVTVSGN, from the coding sequence ATGAGTGATTGGCCCGACGCCTGGTCCGACGAGAACCGCCGCAGCAACCGCTACGGCGGCGGCAGCGGCAGCGCACAGCCCGAGAGCGCGCGTGTGATGCGCCAGGTCCGGCGCGGCCCGACGGCGCCCGGTCCGGGCCCGTCCGCGCCGCCGTACGGCCAGGGGGTGCCCCAGCAGCCGTCGTACACCGACGGACAGGGGTACGACGACGGCTCCGACCAGGGCTACGACAGCGGGTACAACACCGGCCAGGTCTACGGGCAGCCGGGCGGTGGCGGCGGTCCCGAGGGGCCCGGCGGGCGGGGGCCGCGGCCCGCGCCGAACTGGCGCCGCCGGATCAAGTGGACCGCGATCACGCTGGTCACGCTGCTGGTCGTGGTGTCCGTGAGCACGTACTTCTGGGCCGACTCCAAGCTCAACCGCGACGTGGACCTCTCGAAGGTCATCGACCGGCCCGACGGGGGCAAGGGCACGAACTACCTGATCGTCGGCTCCGACAGCCGCGCGGGCATGTCCGCCGAGGAGAAGAAGAAGCTGCACACCGGGTCCGCCGAGGGCAAGCGCACGGACTCGATGATGATCCTGCACACCGGTGACAACGGCTCGACGCTGATCTCGCTGCCCCGCGACTCGAACGTGACGATTCCGACGTTCCGCGGATCCGAGTCCGGCAAGATCAAGGGCCCGCTGGGCGCGAACAAGCTGAACGCGGCCTACGCGTTCGACGGCCCGACCCTGCTGGTGCGCACCGTCGAGTACAACACCGGGCTGCACATCGACCACTACGTGGAGATCGGTTTCGCGGGCTTCGCGGACATCGTCGACTCGGTCGGCGGCGTGGAGATGACCCTCGACCAGGGCTTCAAGGACAAGTACTCCGGCGCGGACTTCAAGAAGGGCAAGCAGACCCTCAACGGCGAGCAGGCCCTCGCCTTCGTCCGCACCCGGCACGCCTTCGCGGCGAGCGACCTCCAGCGCACGAAGAACCAGCAGAAGTTCCTGGCCGCCCTGGCCCACCAGGTCGCGACCCCGTCGACCGTCCTCAACCCCTTCAAGCTCTACCCGACGATGAGCGCCGGCCTCGACACCCTCGTCGTCGACAAGGACATGAGCCTGTGGGACCTGGCCGACATGTTCTGGGCCATGAAGGGCGTCACCGGTGGCGACGGCAAGTCCATCAACATGCCGATCTCCGGCTCCACCGGCAGCAACCTCGTCTGGGACAAGGCGAAGGTCAAGACGCTGGTGGACGAGCTGAAGAACGACGAGACGGTGACCGTGTCGGGCAACTGA
- a CDS encoding acyl-CoA thioesterase: protein MTDQAPTPESDIPGKPTSASRTTLSHIMTHNDTNLLGTVHGGVIMKLVDDAAGAVAGRHSGGPAVTASMDEMAFLEPVRVGDLVHVKAQVNWTGRTSMEVGVRVLAERWNESTPPQQVGSAYLVFAAVDADGKPRQVPPVLPETERDERRCQEAQIRRTHRLARRRAIMELREKRSAEGLDE from the coding sequence ATGACAGACCAGGCTCCCACCCCGGAATCCGATATTCCGGGCAAGCCGACCTCCGCGTCCCGGACCACCCTCAGCCACATCATGACCCACAACGACACCAACCTTCTTGGCACGGTGCACGGCGGCGTCATCATGAAGCTGGTCGACGACGCGGCCGGCGCCGTGGCCGGACGGCACTCCGGAGGGCCCGCGGTCACCGCCTCGATGGACGAGATGGCCTTCCTGGAGCCGGTCCGAGTGGGCGACCTCGTCCATGTGAAGGCCCAGGTCAACTGGACCGGACGTACGTCGATGGAAGTCGGCGTCCGCGTCCTTGCCGAGCGTTGGAACGAGTCGACCCCACCCCAGCAGGTCGGCTCGGCCTATCTGGTCTTCGCCGCCGTCGACGCCGACGGCAAGCCCCGACAGGTGCCGCCGGTCCTCCCGGAGACCGAGCGCGACGAGCGCCGCTGCCAGGAGGCCCAGATCCGCCGCACCCACCGGCTGGCCCGCCGTCGAGCGATCATGGAACTCAGGGAGAAGCGGTCCGCCGAGGGCCTCGACGAATAG
- a CDS encoding LCP family protein → MPTPPRSPAPPRRRPQPSPVRRPAVRPRKPRWGMRVVTTLSVVVLASAGIGHAVVTGLDEDIARVDPFKDMKNRPQAGHGMNVLLVGTDGRDKITPEEKKKYRLGGAPCHCTDTIMIVHISEDRERASVVSLPRDSYAETPAHTDETTGKRHGPHPIKINAAYAEGGPNLTVRTVENMTHVKIDHYLEVDFTSFMKTVDVLGGVQVCTVRPLKDSYTGLDLTAGSHQLNGGQALQYVRSRHADGSSDLGRMQRQQRFLAALIEQATSSGVLLNPLKFRDVTHAVLGSVRADKGFGTEELLDLGRAMRNFSPASSEFTTVPIGQMGYVVKGIGSTLKWDEAKSKKLFQSLRDDKPLAAHKARSKALRVDVAPQQIQVQVQNGTATEGLGKRVDSALRGTGFRTTRQPANAADRAVKRTVVAYDPRWDRSAKSLAAALPGCELRAVKGQGPLMKVIAGTDFKQVRRVRADDPQQGEFGAVTGDQVVCP, encoded by the coding sequence TTGCCCACGCCGCCCCGCTCCCCCGCCCCGCCCCGGCGCCGCCCGCAGCCGTCCCCCGTACGGCGGCCCGCCGTACGGCCCAGGAAGCCACGTTGGGGCATGCGGGTGGTGACCACGCTCTCCGTGGTCGTTCTCGCCTCGGCGGGCATCGGGCACGCGGTCGTCACCGGCCTCGACGAGGACATCGCCCGCGTCGACCCGTTCAAGGACATGAAGAACCGCCCGCAGGCGGGCCACGGCATGAACGTCCTGCTGGTCGGCACCGACGGCCGGGACAAGATCACGCCGGAGGAGAAGAAGAAGTACCGGCTCGGCGGCGCCCCCTGCCACTGCACGGACACGATCATGATCGTGCACATCTCGGAGGACCGGGAGCGGGCCAGCGTCGTCAGCCTGCCGCGCGACTCGTACGCCGAGACGCCCGCGCACACCGACGAGACCACCGGCAAGCGGCACGGCCCCCACCCCATCAAGATCAACGCGGCGTACGCGGAGGGCGGCCCCAACCTGACCGTGCGCACCGTCGAGAACATGACCCACGTCAAGATCGACCACTACCTGGAGGTCGACTTCACCAGCTTCATGAAGACGGTGGACGTGCTCGGCGGCGTGCAGGTCTGCACCGTACGGCCACTGAAGGACTCCTACACCGGGCTCGACCTCACCGCCGGCTCGCACCAGCTGAACGGTGGGCAGGCCCTGCAGTACGTGCGCTCGCGGCACGCCGACGGGTCCTCCGACCTCGGCCGCATGCAGCGCCAGCAGCGCTTCCTCGCGGCCCTGATCGAGCAGGCGACCTCCTCCGGAGTGCTGCTGAACCCGCTGAAGTTCCGTGACGTCACACACGCCGTGCTCGGCTCGGTCCGCGCCGACAAGGGCTTCGGCACGGAGGAGCTGCTCGACCTGGGCCGGGCGATGCGGAACTTCTCCCCCGCCTCCTCCGAGTTCACGACCGTGCCGATCGGGCAGATGGGATACGTCGTCAAGGGCATCGGCTCGACCCTGAAGTGGGACGAGGCCAAGTCCAAGAAGCTCTTCCAGTCCCTGCGCGACGACAAGCCGCTCGCCGCGCACAAGGCGCGCAGCAAGGCCCTGCGCGTCGACGTCGCCCCGCAGCAGATCCAGGTCCAGGTCCAGAACGGGACGGCCACCGAGGGCCTCGGCAAGCGCGTGGACAGCGCGCTGCGCGGCACCGGGTTCCGTACGACACGGCAGCCCGCCAACGCGGCCGACCGCGCCGTGAAGCGCACCGTCGTCGCCTACGACCCCCGCTGGGACCGCTCGGCGAAGTCCCTCGCGGCCGCCCTGCCGGGCTGCGAGCTGCGCGCGGTCAAAGGGCAGGGGCCGCTGATGAAGGTCATCGCGGGAACGGACTTCAAGCAGGTCAGGCGGGTGCGGGCGGACGATCCCCAACAGGGGGAGTTCGGGGCTGTCACCGGAGACCAGGTGGTCTGCCCGTAG
- a CDS encoding glycosyltransferase family 2 protein, with protein MSEKSDVQPPAVSVIMPVLNEERHLRGAVQAILAQEYDGEMEVVIAIGPSSDRTEEIAAELAGEDPRVHTVPNPTGRTPAALNAAIKASRHPIVVRVDGHGMLSPNYISTAVRLLTETGAQNVGGIMHAEGENDWEHAVAAAMTSKIGVGNAAFHTGGEAAPAETVYLGVFRREALEQQGGYNEEFIRAQDWELNFRIREAGGLIWFSPELKVSYRPRPSVRALAKQYKDYGRWRHVVARYHEGSINLRYLAPPTAVCAIAAGIVVGAALTPWGFVIPGGYLAAIALGSVPAGKGLPLKARLQIPVALATMHMTWGWGFLTSPKALAKKVIASRRPAVLASN; from the coding sequence ATGAGCGAGAAGTCTGACGTGCAGCCCCCCGCCGTATCCGTGATCATGCCGGTCCTCAACGAGGAGCGGCATCTGCGCGGGGCCGTCCAAGCGATCCTGGCGCAGGAGTACGACGGCGAGATGGAGGTGGTCATCGCCATCGGTCCGTCCTCGGACCGTACGGAGGAGATCGCCGCCGAGCTCGCAGGAGAAGACCCGCGCGTCCACACGGTGCCGAACCCGACCGGCCGCACCCCCGCCGCGCTCAACGCCGCGATCAAGGCGTCCCGCCACCCGATCGTCGTCCGCGTCGACGGGCACGGCATGCTCTCGCCGAACTACATCTCGACGGCCGTACGGCTCCTGACGGAGACCGGCGCGCAGAACGTCGGCGGCATCATGCACGCCGAGGGCGAGAACGACTGGGAGCACGCGGTCGCCGCCGCCATGACGTCGAAGATCGGCGTCGGCAACGCGGCCTTCCACACGGGCGGCGAGGCGGCCCCCGCCGAGACCGTCTACCTCGGTGTCTTCCGGCGCGAGGCGCTGGAGCAACAGGGCGGCTACAACGAGGAGTTCATCCGCGCCCAGGACTGGGAGCTGAACTTCCGCATCCGCGAGGCGGGCGGCCTCATCTGGTTCTCGCCCGAGCTGAAGGTTTCCTACCGGCCGCGGCCGAGCGTGCGCGCCCTCGCCAAGCAGTACAAGGACTACGGCCGTTGGCGGCACGTCGTCGCCCGCTACCACGAGGGCTCCATCAACCTGCGCTACCTCGCCCCGCCGACCGCGGTGTGCGCGATCGCGGCGGGCATCGTGGTCGGCGCGGCCCTCACCCCGTGGGGCTTCGTCATCCCCGGCGGGTATCTCGCGGCGATCGCCCTCGGCTCCGTACCGGCGGGCAAGGGCCTGCCGCTCAAGGCCCGGCTGCAGATCCCCGTCGCCCTCGCCACCATGCACATGACGTGGGGCTGGGGCTTCCTGACCAGCCCGAAGGCCCTCGCCAAGAAGGTCATCGCGTCGCGCCGCCCGGCGGTGCTCGCCTCGAACTGA
- a CDS encoding LCP family protein yields the protein MAQSSVRGEGTRPRAGQAGEADWDEDRYDGQGGPADGDGDGPSAQPRGHGRHGGGGGRRRGGGGRPRRRRRILRWSAMVLAVLILGTAGAGYLYYQHLNANIKKDKLNIGDEKDRAAESKANAAGQTPLNILLIGSDARDTKENQKLGGAKETFGGVPLADVQMLLHVSADRTNMSVVSMPRDTLLQIPKCTDPDNGKVYAATVGRVMTNQSLGRGGPGCTVATWEKLTDIHIDHFMKIDFSGVVSMADAIGGVPVCVDANIYSKDSRGHGSGLKLKKGTTYVKGKQALQWLRTRYGFEDGTDIARAKAQHQYMNAMVRQLRENATLSNPGKLRALAETATNALTVDEDLGTVAKLYDLSKELRKVPTKGITMTTMPFRYVGARVAPTDDATKLFRLVREDIPLDGTSKKKKSTAEKASSDPAAADDKIGVLVQNGTRTTALGPVSGRAGTVRDLLVGKGFAQATADPTTATAEEKTVIRYPSADLEGDAQKVAKSLGIPFGSVKKSTDVSGVTLVVGADWRTGTAYKATAEDDSIPDTAEALNGAKTDACMKVNPGFTWS from the coding sequence ATGGCGCAGAGCAGTGTGCGTGGGGAGGGAACGCGACCACGCGCCGGGCAGGCCGGCGAAGCGGACTGGGACGAGGACCGGTACGACGGGCAGGGGGGCCCGGCGGACGGTGACGGCGACGGTCCGTCGGCACAGCCGCGTGGGCACGGCCGGCACGGCGGAGGCGGCGGGCGCCGGCGCGGGGGCGGGGGGCGCCCACGTCGCAGACGTCGCATCCTGCGCTGGTCGGCGATGGTTCTGGCGGTCCTGATACTCGGCACCGCAGGTGCCGGCTATCTCTACTACCAGCACCTGAACGCCAACATAAAGAAGGACAAGCTGAACATCGGGGACGAGAAGGACAGGGCCGCCGAGTCCAAGGCGAACGCGGCCGGTCAGACCCCGTTGAACATCCTGCTGATCGGTTCGGACGCCCGGGACACCAAGGAGAACCAGAAGCTCGGCGGCGCCAAGGAAACCTTCGGCGGGGTCCCCCTGGCCGACGTCCAGATGCTGCTGCACGTCTCCGCCGACCGCACCAACATGTCGGTGGTCAGCATGCCGCGCGACACGCTGCTGCAGATCCCCAAGTGCACGGACCCGGACAACGGGAAGGTGTACGCGGCGACCGTCGGCAGGGTGATGACCAACCAGTCGCTCGGCCGCGGCGGCCCCGGCTGCACGGTGGCCACCTGGGAGAAGCTCACCGACATCCACATCGACCACTTCATGAAGATCGACTTCTCGGGTGTGGTGTCGATGGCGGACGCGATCGGCGGCGTCCCGGTCTGCGTGGACGCCAACATCTACTCCAAGGACAGCCGCGGGCACGGCTCCGGGCTGAAGCTGAAGAAGGGCACCACCTACGTCAAGGGCAAGCAGGCCCTGCAGTGGCTGCGGACCCGCTACGGCTTCGAGGACGGCACCGACATCGCGCGGGCCAAGGCACAGCACCAGTACATGAACGCGATGGTCCGCCAGCTGCGCGAGAACGCGACGCTGAGCAACCCGGGCAAGCTGCGGGCGCTCGCCGAGACGGCCACCAACGCGCTCACCGTCGACGAGGACCTGGGCACGGTGGCGAAGCTCTACGACCTCAGCAAGGAGCTGCGCAAGGTGCCCACAAAGGGCATCACGATGACGACGATGCCGTTCCGGTACGTCGGCGCGCGCGTGGCGCCCACCGACGACGCCACGAAGCTGTTCCGGCTCGTCCGCGAGGACATCCCGCTCGACGGTACGAGCAAAAAGAAGAAAAGCACCGCGGAGAAGGCCTCCTCGGACCCGGCCGCGGCGGACGACAAGATCGGCGTGCTCGTGCAGAACGGCACGCGGACGACCGCGCTCGGCCCGGTCTCCGGGCGCGCGGGCACGGTGCGCGACCTGCTCGTCGGGAAGGGCTTCGCGCAGGCGACCGCCGACCCGACGACGGCCACCGCCGAGGAGAAGACCGTCATCCGCTACCCGAGCGCCGACCTTGAGGGCGACGCCCAGAAGGTCGCCAAGTCCCTCGGGATCCCGTTCGGTTCGGTGAAGAAGTCGACGGACGTCTCGGGTGTCACGCTCGTCGTCGGTGCCGACTGGCGCACGGGGACGGCCTACAAGGCCACGGCGGAGGACGACTCGATCCCGGACACGGCCGAGGCCCTCAACGGCGCCAAGACCGACGCCTGCATGAAGGTGAACCCCGGCTTCACCTGGTCGTAA